One genomic segment of Epinephelus fuscoguttatus linkage group LG19, E.fuscoguttatus.final_Chr_v1 includes these proteins:
- the LOC125878872 gene encoding E3 SUMO-protein ligase ZBED1-like produces the protein MQIQELLSSFSRSPIQVFQPAQRSASKAVHSSDPLQLLLSIHQASMQTADTHGGFFTGEETARGAKALLTRQLEKMEEALLRASADDSGAMEAEPAEKVARMEAGPSTGSPPSTSKSSFSSLYNRILEEHDEPATGGTQVVVTQMQMYLREPTMGEKDSPFQYWANNHAGFPLLAAVAVKFLSAPSTSVESERLFSTVSNIVDAKRNRLTAERAEVLIFLKKNLPMFK, from the exons ATGCAGATCCAAGAACTCCTATCCAGTTTTTCACGGAGTCCGATTCAGGTTTTCCAaccagcccagcgctccgcgagtaaagcagtccattccagtgatccgctccagctcttactatcaatccaccaggccagcatgcagacggcagacacGCAcggagg ATTCTTTACAGGTGAAGAAACTGCCAGGGGTGCGAAGGCTCTCCTGACACGACAGCTTGAGAAGATGGAGGAAGCACTGCTCAGGgcatcagctgatgactcaggGGCAATGGAGGCAGAGCCAGCAGAAAAGGTCGCTCGCATGGAAGCTGGTCCAAGCACTGGTTCTCCTCCAAGCACAAGTAAGAGTAGCTTCAGCAGTCTGTATAACAGAATTCTGGAGGAGCATGATGAACCTGCTACAGGGGGTACCCAGGTAGTGGTTACCCAAATGCAAATGTATTTGAGAGAACCAACGATGGGTGAGAAAGACAGTCCTTTCCAGTACTGGGCAAACAACCATGCTGGCTTTCCTCTCCTTGCTGCTGTTGCGGTAAAGTTCCTGAGTGCCCCTTCAACTAGTGTGGAGAGTGAAAGACTGTTTAGCACGGTATCCAATATCGTGGATGCAAAGAGGAATCGTCtgacagcagagagagcagaAGTGCTCATATTCCTCAAAAAGAACCTGCCAATGTTTAAGTGA